Proteins from one Actinobacillus delphinicola genomic window:
- the arcA gene encoding two-component system response regulator ArcA: MTIPQILIVEDETITRNTLKSIFEAEGYDVFEAADGVQMHRVLSTQKINLVVMDINLPGKNGLMLARELREHNDMALMFLTGRDNEVDKILGLEIGADDYLTKPFNPRELTIRARNLLQRTMTEEQKVVPTHVDKYRFNGWVLDLDSRTLTNPDGEEYKLPRSEFRAMLHFCENPGKIQTREALLRRMTGRELRPQDRTVDVTIRRIRKHFEDHAGTPEIISTIHGEGYRFCGEIE, from the coding sequence ATGACAATTCCTCAAATTCTTATTGTTGAAGATGAAACTATTACCCGTAATACCTTGAAAAGTATTTTCGAGGCTGAAGGATATGATGTTTTTGAAGCGGCGGATGGCGTGCAAATGCATCGTGTTTTATCGACACAAAAAATTAATCTTGTCGTTATGGATATCAATTTACCAGGGAAAAATGGGTTAATGTTGGCTCGTGAATTACGTGAACACAATGATATGGCTCTCATGTTTTTAACAGGACGTGATAACGAAGTAGATAAAATCTTAGGTTTAGAAATTGGAGCAGATGATTACCTCACTAAGCCATTTAACCCTCGTGAGCTTACTATTCGCGCACGCAATTTGTTACAACGTACAATGACAGAAGAACAAAAAGTTGTTCCAACGCATGTTGATAAGTACCGCTTTAATGGCTGGGTTTTAGATTTAGACAGCCGTACATTGACCAATCCAGATGGCGAAGAATATAAGCTACCACGTAGTGAATTTCGTGCAATGTTACATTTTTGTGAAAATCCAGGAAAAATTCAAACTCGAGAAGCGTTATTACGTCGTATGACGGGACGTGAATTGCGTCCGCAAGATCGCACTGTTGACGTAACTATCCGCCGTATCAGAAAACACTTTGAAGATCATGCAGGTACGCCTGAAATTATCTCTACAATTCATGGAGAAGGCTACCGCTTCTGTGGTGAAATCGAGTAA
- a CDS encoding ClC family H(+)/Cl(-) exchange transporter → MIIRTELLRFFGKLTTDEQIAKQKLIVDAEKFGQAFAVDKAGFMVKGIMIGVIIGLVVSVFRLTIDYTLTGLFKLYPYLRDHPHYIPLYVVATLIGGVILVQIIKPLYTKSKEEITWFSSLWRTVAGALLALCPGISAGREGPCIQIGGFVAQGFCENIFSENEKNKMVLVHSGMAAGLGAAFSAPIAGTLFLLEAISFNFSPIILFTSMTATISSVMVTYFFFGITPCLYVPHGASLPLDQYWVLLLLGVLIGGMSRVYQWSLLTMRKGYNLAPKLKNWNIFLPLLLVIPIGLVDPHVLGGSHDLILEVASQRFLNVILNYPFYTMLGVLFLLTVVRFVFTIISCDATAPTGIFMPILVLGALFGAIYASILIKFGILQHQYYLNIVICAMAAYFGASLKTPFTGVILLIETVGDVKYIMPVLIVTWIATIINTWLKGKSVYA, encoded by the coding sequence ATGATTATTCGCACTGAACTGCTACGCTTTTTCGGCAAACTCACGACAGATGAGCAAATTGCTAAGCAAAAGTTAATTGTTGATGCTGAAAAATTTGGACAAGCTTTTGCCGTAGATAAAGCAGGCTTTATGGTCAAAGGCATCATGATTGGGGTTATCATCGGTTTAGTGGTTAGCGTCTTTCGACTTACAATTGATTATACGCTAACGGGGCTTTTTAAACTTTATCCCTATCTACGAGATCACCCGCATTATATTCCGCTTTATGTTGTTGCAACCCTAATTGGTGGCGTAATACTTGTACAAATCATCAAACCGCTTTATACCAAATCAAAAGAAGAAATAACATGGTTCTCCTCATTATGGCGTACCGTTGCAGGGGCGCTTTTAGCCCTCTGTCCAGGTATTTCTGCAGGGCGAGAAGGTCCATGTATTCAAATTGGCGGTTTTGTCGCACAAGGATTTTGTGAAAACATTTTTTCTGAAAATGAAAAAAATAAAATGGTTCTCGTGCATAGTGGCATGGCGGCAGGATTGGGTGCTGCTTTCAGTGCGCCAATTGCTGGAACCTTATTTTTGCTTGAAGCAATAAGTTTCAATTTCTCCCCAATTATTCTTTTTACTTCCATGACCGCCACGATTTCTTCTGTCATGGTAACTTATTTCTTTTTTGGCATTACACCATGTTTATATGTCCCTCACGGTGCCTCATTACCCCTTGATCAATATTGGGTGCTATTACTGCTTGGCGTGCTGATTGGTGGTATGAGCCGTGTTTACCAATGGTCACTTCTCACCATGCGTAAAGGCTACAACCTTGCTCCAAAACTTAAAAATTGGAACATATTCTTACCCCTTTTACTGGTTATTCCAATTGGGCTTGTCGATCCGCATGTTTTAGGCGGAAGTCATGACTTAATTCTTGAAGTAGCGAGCCAACGTTTCTTAAATGTGATATTAAATTATCCATTTTATACTATGTTAGGGGTACTTTTTTTGCTAACTGTGGTAAGATTTGTCTTCACAATTATCTCTTGTGATGCTACGGCACCAACAGGGATATTTATGCCGATTCTTGTATTAGGCGCATTATTCGGTGCGATTTATGCAAGTATTTTGATAAAATTTGGAATTTTACAGCATCAATATTATCTAAACATCGTAATCTGTGCGATGGCAGCCTATTTCGGTGCCTCGCTGAAAACACCGTTTACTGGGGTGATTTTATTGATCGAAACTGTCGGCGACGTGAAATATATTATGCCAGTGCTTATTGTTACGTGGATAGCAACTATTATTAATACTTGGCTAAAAGGTAAATCTGTTTATGCTTAA
- the mlaF gene encoding phospholipid ABC transporter ATP-binding protein MlaF → MLKEEQGLHSQAQASPLVEVKNMTFKRGERTIYDNLNLKVQKGKITAIMGPSGIGKTTLLKLISGQLKPEHGEIFFDGDDICLMKNAALYQARKRMSMLFQSGALFTDMTTFENVAFPIREHTRLPEKIIRQMVLMKLQAVGLRGAADLMPAELSGGMARRAALARAIALDPELIMYDEPFAGQDPISMGVIVSLIKCLNEALNLTSIVVSHDVQEVLSIADYAYIIADKRIIAEGTPQQLLQAEDAQVQQFLQGKEDGPVGFHFPAKDYLQELFQ, encoded by the coding sequence ATGCTTAAAGAAGAACAAGGACTACATTCTCAAGCGCAAGCAAGCCCACTTGTTGAAGTCAAAAATATGACCTTCAAACGTGGCGAACGTACGATTTATGATAATTTAAATCTGAAAGTGCAGAAGGGAAAAATCACTGCCATTATGGGACCTTCGGGGATTGGTAAAACAACGCTCCTAAAATTAATTAGCGGGCAATTAAAACCAGAACACGGAGAAATTTTCTTTGATGGCGACGATATCTGCCTCATGAAAAATGCTGCCCTCTACCAAGCACGCAAACGCATGAGCATGCTTTTTCAATCTGGCGCACTTTTTACCGACATGACGACTTTTGAGAATGTCGCTTTCCCAATTCGTGAACATACACGCCTACCTGAAAAAATTATCCGCCAAATGGTACTGATGAAATTACAAGCTGTCGGATTGCGAGGGGCTGCTGATTTAATGCCAGCAGAACTCTCTGGCGGTATGGCAAGACGTGCCGCACTTGCGCGCGCGATTGCCCTTGATCCAGAACTTATCATGTATGATGAACCTTTTGCAGGGCAAGATCCAATCAGCATGGGCGTAATTGTGAGTTTAATCAAATGTTTAAACGAAGCATTGAACTTAACGTCAATTGTCGTGTCCCATGACGTACAAGAAGTATTAAGCATTGCGGATTATGCCTATATCATTGCGGATAAACGCATTATTGCAGAAGGAACACCGCAACAATTGTTGCAAGCTGAAGATGCCCAAGTGCAACAATTTTTACAAGGGAAGGAAGATGGTCCAGTAGGATTCCATTTTCCAGCAAAAGATTATTTACAAGAGTTATTTCAATGA
- the mlaE gene encoding lipid asymmetry maintenance ABC transporter permease subunit MlaE, which translates to MIDTIVRLITQLGANTIHFIQRLGRAGIMLFNALVGKPQPRKLFPLLIRQLYVLGVQSLAIILLSGLFIGMVLGLQGYVVLVDFSAETSLGQLVALSLLRELGPVVTALLFAGRAGSAVTAEIGLMKATEQLCSLEMMAVDPLRRVISPRFWAGIISMPILAIIFTAIGIWGGSLVGVDWKGVDAGSFWSVMQNSVQWHYDIFNGFLKSLCFAIAVMWIALFNGYNCVPTSEGISRATTKTVVNASLVVLGLDFILTAVMFGAG; encoded by the coding sequence ATGATCGATACCATTGTGCGCCTGATTACCCAACTTGGCGCAAATACCATTCATTTTATTCAGCGTTTGGGTCGAGCGGGAATCATGTTATTCAATGCGTTGGTAGGGAAACCGCAACCACGCAAACTTTTCCCCTTACTCATCAGACAACTTTATGTACTAGGTGTCCAATCCCTCGCCATTATTCTGCTTTCTGGGCTTTTTATCGGTATGGTATTAGGCTTACAAGGCTATGTGGTACTCGTAGATTTTTCTGCCGAAACAAGTTTAGGGCAACTGGTTGCGCTTTCACTATTGCGTGAATTAGGACCTGTTGTCACCGCCTTACTTTTTGCAGGGCGAGCAGGATCTGCGGTAACCGCAGAAATTGGCTTAATGAAAGCGACTGAACAACTTTGTAGCCTAGAAATGATGGCTGTCGATCCACTTCGCCGTGTCATTTCACCACGTTTCTGGGCGGGAATTATCTCCATGCCAATTTTAGCCATTATTTTTACCGCAATCGGTATCTGGGGCGGTTCGCTTGTCGGCGTGGACTGGAAAGGCGTGGACGCAGGGAGTTTCTGGTCCGTCATGCAAAATTCCGTGCAATGGCATTACGACATTTTCAACGGATTCTTAAAAAGCCTTTGCTTTGCGATTGCCGTAATGTGGATTGCACTTTTCAATGGATATAACTGCGTACCGACTTCAGAAGGCATCAGCCGTGCGACCACCAAAACCGTGGTAAACGCCTCTCTTGTCGTACTCGGTTTAGATTTTATTTTAACCGCCGTGATGTTTGGAGCGGGTTAA
- the mlaD gene encoding outer membrane lipid asymmetry maintenance protein MlaD, which translates to MRNSAKYEFWVGIFLLIGIGALVFLGLKVANIQGFSNDNTYEVTATFDNIGGLKVRSPVKIGGVVIGRVEKIYLDKQTYLPTVDIAIDSKYNDIPGNSSLAIKTSGLLGEQYIALNVGFDDGETPDLKNGSKIVDTKSAMILEDLVGQFLYGDKNKK; encoded by the coding sequence ATGAGAAATTCAGCGAAATATGAGTTTTGGGTAGGGATTTTCCTGCTTATCGGCATCGGCGCATTAGTATTTCTTGGGCTAAAAGTGGCGAATATCCAAGGGTTTAGCAATGACAATACTTACGAAGTCACTGCAACTTTTGATAATATTGGTGGACTAAAGGTGCGTTCCCCCGTAAAAATCGGTGGGGTAGTGATTGGACGAGTGGAAAAAATCTATCTCGACAAACAAACCTATTTGCCAACTGTTGATATCGCCATTGACAGCAAATACAACGATATCCCAGGCAATAGTTCCCTAGCAATTAAAACATCAGGCTTACTTGGTGAACAATATATCGCTTTAAATGTCGGTTTTGATGACGGCGAAACACCTGATCTTAAAAACGGAAGTAAAATTGTTGACACCAAATCTGCCATGATTTTAGAAGATCTCGTAGGGCAATTCCTCTACGGGGATAAAAATAAAAAATAA
- the mlaC gene encoding phospholipid-binding protein MlaC, with protein sequence MLKPIVSLQKKVFAFFLMLFAFAFVSNAQAADSNNPYTLMQQTSKSLFGQITADQAKIKKDPNYLKTIVKDTLMPYVHVKYAGSLVLGRQLRTIDRADREKFFNAFGDFIVQSYAQALTLYHNQKVEIEKAKPIVSNIVSIKVQIIQSNATAPVNLNFFWRKNTKTGAWQVYDLAVEGVSMVDTKRQEWSPILRKSGINALIAQVEKAAKVPVTFSK encoded by the coding sequence ATGTTAAAACCCATTGTTTCTTTACAGAAAAAAGTTTTTGCGTTCTTTTTAATGCTTTTTGCATTCGCATTCGTAAGCAATGCACAAGCAGCGGACAGCAATAATCCTTACACCCTGATGCAACAAACATCAAAAAGCTTATTTGGACAAATTACCGCTGACCAAGCAAAAATTAAAAAAGATCCAAATTACTTAAAAACTATCGTAAAAGATACCCTTATGCCGTATGTTCACGTAAAATACGCAGGCTCACTCGTACTTGGTCGTCAACTTCGTACCATTGACCGAGCAGATCGTGAAAAATTCTTCAACGCATTTGGGGACTTTATCGTACAATCTTACGCACAAGCCTTAACACTTTACCACAACCAAAAAGTGGAAATTGAAAAAGCAAAACCAATTGTTAGCAACATCGTAAGCATTAAAGTACAAATTATTCAAAGCAATGCAACCGCACCAGTAAACCTCAACTTCTTCTGGCGCAAAAACACCAAAACTGGCGCATGGCAAGTTTACGATTTAGCGGTTGAAGGCGTGAGCATGGTTGATACAAAACGTCAAGAATGGTCACCAATTCTTCGTAAATCTGGTATCAACGCACTTATCGCACAAGTTGAAAAAGCAGCGAAAGTACCTGTTACTTTCAGCAAATAA
- a CDS encoding STAS domain-containing protein, giving the protein MMQPSHPLCWDVITQDGNTHIYLNGELSRNTLMPLWDIYKKVEKEFFPPNPHIVWHFDKIVQLDSAGFALLCDFLHAGEQRGTQQIATCSPQFLTLADLFGLTSWMKGFLPATT; this is encoded by the coding sequence ATGATGCAACCATCTCATCCACTTTGCTGGGACGTGATAACACAAGATGGCAACACGCATATTTATCTCAATGGGGAATTAAGCCGTAACACCTTAATGCCCCTTTGGGACATTTACAAAAAGGTGGAAAAGGAATTTTTTCCGCCAAATCCACATATCGTTTGGCATTTTGATAAAATAGTCCAGCTAGATAGTGCAGGTTTTGCATTATTATGTGATTTTTTACATGCAGGTGAACAACGAGGCACACAACAAATTGCCACATGCTCACCTCAATTTTTAACCCTCGCGGATCTTTTCGGACTCACGTCCTGGATGAAAGGCTTTTTACCCGCAACCACTTAA
- a CDS encoding BolA family protein: METTQIEQILMENLPITEVHVQGEDAHYSVIVVSDELAALSRVKQQQTIYAPLMSHFSSGAIHALSIRTFNQEKWQRERALNGF, from the coding sequence ATGGAAACAACACAAATTGAACAAATCTTAATGGAAAATTTACCGATCACCGAAGTACACGTACAAGGCGAAGATGCCCACTATAGCGTGATTGTAGTGAGTGATGAACTTGCCGCATTATCTCGAGTAAAACAACAACAAACCATTTATGCTCCATTAATGTCTCATTTCAGTAGTGGTGCTATCCACGCATTAAGCATTCGCACCTTCAACCAAGAAAAATGGCAACGTGAACGTGCCTTAAATGGATTTTAA
- the murA gene encoding UDP-N-acetylglucosamine 1-carboxyvinyltransferase, with product MQKFRVHGDTKLQGEVKISGAKNAALPILFAAILAEEPVELTNVPQLKDIETALKILRQFGMTAEQDGNTVRLDARHITDYTAPYDLVKTMRASIWALAPLVARFHQGRVSLPGGCAIGARPVDMHIEALRKLGAEIALTDGYVEATAPNGLTGAHIVMEKVSVGATISAMVAATLAKGTTIIENAACEPEIVDTAEFLNTLGAKIKDAGKCTIEIEGVECLAGGKHKIVADRIETGTFLVAGAISGGKITCTHTNPRILDAVLQKLQEAGAKIEIDGDNITLDMQGKRPKAVNIRTLPYPGFPTDMQAQFTLLNMVAEGTSAITETIFENRFMHVPELIRMGGKAEIEGNTAICHGVEQLSAAEVMATDLRASISLVLAGCIAHGETIVDRIYHIDRGYEHIEEKLQKLGAKIERFKED from the coding sequence ATGCAAAAGTTCCGCGTACACGGGGATACCAAACTCCAAGGTGAAGTAAAAATTTCAGGTGCAAAAAATGCCGCCCTTCCAATTTTATTCGCCGCAATTTTAGCTGAAGAACCCGTTGAACTCACCAATGTTCCTCAACTAAAAGACATCGAAACCGCCCTTAAAATTTTACGTCAATTCGGCATGACCGCAGAACAAGACGGCAATACCGTTCGCCTTGATGCCCGCCATATCACTGACTACACCGCACCTTACGATCTCGTCAAAACCATGCGCGCCTCTATCTGGGCATTAGCGCCACTGGTCGCACGTTTTCACCAAGGACGAGTATCATTACCGGGTGGCTGTGCTATCGGCGCACGCCCTGTTGACATGCACATTGAAGCACTAAGAAAACTTGGCGCAGAAATCGCCTTAACTGACGGCTACGTTGAAGCAACCGCACCAAACGGCTTAACTGGCGCCCATATCGTTATGGAAAAAGTCAGTGTCGGCGCAACTATCTCTGCAATGGTTGCCGCAACCTTAGCTAAAGGCACAACCATTATCGAAAATGCCGCTTGCGAACCTGAAATTGTCGATACCGCAGAATTTTTAAATACACTCGGTGCGAAAATCAAAGATGCAGGCAAATGCACAATCGAAATCGAAGGGGTAGAGTGCCTAGCAGGTGGCAAACACAAAATCGTAGCAGACCGCATTGAAACAGGGACTTTCCTTGTTGCAGGTGCAATCTCTGGCGGAAAAATCACCTGTACTCATACCAACCCACGCATTCTTGATGCCGTACTACAAAAATTACAAGAAGCAGGTGCAAAAATTGAAATCGACGGCGACAACATCACCCTCGATATGCAAGGCAAACGTCCAAAAGCTGTAAATATCCGCACCTTACCATACCCAGGTTTCCCAACCGACATGCAAGCCCAATTCACCTTGCTTAACATGGTAGCCGAAGGCACCAGTGCGATCACCGAAACCATCTTTGAAAACCGCTTTATGCACGTTCCAGAACTTATTCGCATGGGCGGAAAAGCAGAAATCGAAGGCAACACCGCAATTTGCCACGGGGTAGAACAACTTTCTGCTGCCGAAGTCATGGCAACTGACCTCCGCGCAAGCATCAGTCTCGTCCTCGCAGGCTGTATCGCTCACGGCGAAACCATCGTAGATCGCATCTACCACATCGACCGTGGCTACGAACACATCGAAGAAAAACTTCAAAAACTCGGTGCAAAAATCGAACGTTTTAAAGAAGACTAA
- a CDS encoding NeuD/PglB/VioB family sugar acetyltransferase, with the protein MKEIILIGAGGYAKSVLDSLDLTRYKFKGYIDRLRPVGSTHLGFPVLANNLLELKDFHQYSYFIAIGNNDLRYENYTFLKKNHCNIINIIDKTSIISSSSYLGEGVFVGKMAIINAGVKVGNNVIVNTKALLEHGVTIENHCNISTNTTLNGDVYIGEKSFIGSSSVINGQLEIGNNVVVGSGSVVIRDIDPNSIVVGIPAKVIKKLDSNYKVKNNG; encoded by the coding sequence ATGAAAGAAATTATATTAATTGGAGCAGGTGGTTACGCTAAATCAGTATTGGATTCTTTAGATCTGACTCGGTATAAATTTAAAGGCTATATTGATAGATTAAGACCTGTTGGAAGTACACATTTAGGATTTCCTGTTTTAGCAAATAATTTATTAGAGCTAAAAGATTTTCATCAATATAGTTATTTTATTGCGATAGGAAATAATGATCTACGTTATGAAAATTACACATTTCTGAAAAAAAATCATTGTAATATAATAAATATAATTGATAAAACATCAATAATTTCATCATCTTCTTATTTAGGAGAAGGCGTTTTCGTCGGAAAAATGGCTATCATAAATGCCGGTGTTAAGGTAGGAAATAATGTTATTGTTAATACTAAAGCCTTGTTAGAACATGGGGTAACTATTGAAAATCATTGTAATATTTCAACTAATACTACTTTAAATGGTGACGTTTATATTGGAGAAAAATCTTTTATTGGCTCTTCCTCTGTTATAAATGGACAATTAGAGATTGGAAATAATGTAGTAGTTGGTTCAGGAAGTGTTGTAATAAGGGATATTGATCCTAATAGTATTGTGGTAGGAATACCAGCAAAAGTTATTAAAAAATTAGATAGTAATTATAAGGTAAAGAATAATGGATAA
- the neuB gene encoding N-acetylneuraminate synthase — MDNIYIVAEIGCNHNGSYDRAKEMVRVAKECGVNAVKFQTFKANLLISKFAPKAEYQKITTGTDDSQLEMTKKLELPYDEFIQLEEYAQSLGLDVFSTPFDFDSIEFLASRKQKMWKIPSGEITNLPYLEKIARLNIEGKKIIISTGMSTIDEIKSALSILEKNGVKKSDITILHCNTEYPTPYEDVNLNVIKQFKEIFSDYKIGFSDHSKGYFAGIASVPYGISFIEKHFTLDQNLPGPDHKASVTPEELKLLCDGIRAVEKSLGNSIKEVTPSEEKNKIVARKSIIARKKIQKGDIFTIDNITTKRPGNGISPMYWYDLLGKEAQYDFDEDAIIIDNRFLNQE; from the coding sequence ATGGATAATATTTATATTGTAGCAGAAATAGGTTGTAACCATAATGGTTCATATGATAGAGCAAAAGAAATGGTTAGAGTTGCTAAAGAATGTGGAGTTAACGCTGTAAAATTTCAGACTTTTAAAGCAAATTTATTAATCTCTAAATTTGCTCCTAAAGCTGAATATCAAAAAATTACAACAGGTACTGATGATTCTCAATTAGAAATGACTAAAAAGTTAGAACTACCATATGATGAATTTATACAGTTAGAAGAATATGCTCAATCCTTAGGGCTCGATGTATTTTCAACTCCATTTGATTTTGACTCGATTGAATTTTTAGCTAGTAGAAAACAAAAGATGTGGAAAATACCATCTGGAGAAATAACTAATTTACCTTATTTGGAGAAAATTGCACGCTTAAATATTGAAGGAAAAAAAATTATTATTTCTACTGGAATGTCAACGATTGATGAAATTAAATCTGCGCTAAGTATTCTAGAAAAAAATGGAGTAAAAAAATCAGATATTACTATTTTGCATTGTAATACAGAGTATCCAACACCATATGAAGATGTTAATTTAAATGTAATTAAACAGTTTAAAGAAATTTTTTCTGATTATAAAATTGGATTTTCAGATCATTCAAAGGGATATTTTGCAGGGATAGCTTCAGTTCCATATGGAATCTCATTTATCGAAAAACATTTTACATTAGATCAGAATTTACCAGGTCCTGATCATAAAGCTTCAGTTACTCCAGAAGAGTTAAAATTATTATGTGATGGTATTAGAGCTGTTGAAAAGTCTTTAGGGAATTCAATAAAGGAAGTTACCCCTTCTGAGGAAAAAAATAAAATTGTTGCTCGAAAATCCATTATAGCAAGGAAAAAAATTCAGAAAGGAGATATTTTTACTATTGATAATATTACAACAAAACGTCCTGGTAATGGTATTAGCCCTATGTATTGGTATGATCTACTTGGTAAAGAAGCACAGTATGATTTTGATGAAGACGCAATAATTATTGATAATAGATTTTTAAATCAAGAGTAG